From one Gemmatimonadota bacterium genomic stretch:
- a CDS encoding carbohydrate binding family 9 domain-containing protein: MTERRRHAPLGAAGGARTLILLAPTPFRTLPVYIRTMRSLALSLFVAALPVAANAQSPREYPGRGAPTVSTPRTSDLITLDAELSEPAWEGAARLTGFSQYQPVDQRPAVEPTEIRVLYSAQAIYFAIIATASDPGSVRATLSKRDNISNDDRVTIYLDTFNDRRRAFFFGANPLGVQLDGVRTEGAASAGNMFGGSVDLNPDFRFETKGRLTPTGYLIEMRIPFKSLRFPNGAQKWGIQVVRNIPGRAAEDTWTDAQRGASSMLAQSGLLAGIEDVERGVVTDLQPFITEAVSGRRATDGSFGRDNGTFDAGLNVRFGFPSFAAEGTVNPDFSQVESDAGLVTVNERFTLFLPERRPFFLEGIELFATPGQLVYSRQIANPVAGGKLTGKLGRAGVALLSALDEVPGQDALFNIARLRADYAANSIVGLTLTDRRRGDQSNTVAAIDNRFVFKKLYYFETQYGQSFTTTGSETRSAPTWRASLDRTGRIWGFNYSAYGFGDRFQSDAGFVPRVGYQYAHGYNRFAILGKPGALLQNVTVFFGPSRYWKYGSLSKDAQIEGQDQLSGFITLRGGWSISPTVNRRFFQVDQSVAQGLRAPTIEGQLVAWDPSTRLGDLWSSSLSVTSPVFGRVNGSVSLSSGAVPIFVEGIEGNELRATASLLVRPSAGTRIEATVTNSRIQRAGDQSTYARVTIPRLKAEYQPTRALFFRVVSQYRADRVAALRLRGTTLPLFDAKGKAVGATDLRSLRTDWLIQYEPSPGTTAFIGYGDGWRSPGIPLDTDLRRQNDGIFLKLAYLLRR; this comes from the coding sequence GTGACTGAACGTCGACGCCACGCCCCGTTAGGCGCGGCGGGGGGCGCCCGCACGCTGATCCTCCTCGCGCCGACTCCGTTCCGCACTCTCCCCGTCTACATTCGCACCATGCGATCGCTCGCCCTTTCCCTGTTCGTCGCGGCCCTGCCGGTCGCGGCCAACGCCCAGTCGCCGCGCGAGTATCCCGGGCGCGGCGCCCCGACGGTCAGCACCCCGCGCACGTCGGACCTCATCACCCTCGATGCCGAGCTCTCCGAGCCCGCGTGGGAGGGGGCGGCGCGCCTCACCGGCTTCTCGCAGTACCAGCCGGTCGACCAGCGCCCCGCCGTCGAGCCGACGGAGATCCGCGTCCTCTACTCGGCGCAGGCGATCTACTTCGCGATCATCGCCACGGCCAGCGATCCCGGCTCGGTGCGCGCGACGCTCTCCAAGCGTGACAACATCAGCAACGACGATCGGGTCACGATCTATCTCGATACGTTCAACGATCGGCGCCGTGCGTTCTTCTTCGGCGCCAACCCGTTGGGGGTGCAGCTGGACGGCGTGCGTACCGAAGGGGCGGCGAGCGCCGGCAACATGTTTGGCGGGAGCGTCGACCTCAATCCTGATTTCCGGTTCGAGACCAAGGGGCGCCTGACGCCCACGGGCTACCTCATCGAGATGCGCATCCCCTTCAAGAGCCTGCGCTTCCCGAACGGGGCGCAGAAATGGGGGATCCAGGTGGTGCGCAACATCCCGGGGCGCGCGGCCGAGGACACGTGGACCGACGCGCAGCGCGGGGCGTCGTCGATGCTGGCGCAATCGGGGCTGCTCGCCGGCATCGAAGACGTGGAACGGGGCGTGGTGACCGACCTGCAGCCGTTCATTACCGAGGCGGTGTCGGGGCGGCGTGCAACTGACGGCTCCTTCGGACGCGACAACGGGACCTTCGACGCGGGGCTCAACGTTCGTTTCGGCTTTCCGTCGTTTGCCGCCGAGGGGACGGTCAATCCCGACTTTTCGCAGGTGGAGTCCGATGCCGGGCTGGTGACGGTCAACGAACGCTTCACCCTCTTCCTCCCCGAGCGGCGTCCGTTCTTCCTGGAGGGGATCGAGCTCTTCGCCACCCCCGGGCAGCTCGTGTACTCGCGCCAGATTGCCAACCCCGTCGCCGGGGGGAAGCTCACCGGCAAGCTGGGGCGCGCCGGGGTCGCACTCCTCTCCGCGCTGGATGAGGTTCCCGGGCAGGACGCGCTGTTCAACATCGCCCGCCTGCGCGCCGACTACGCGGCCAACTCCATCGTCGGCCTCACGCTCACCGACCGGCGGCGCGGCGACCAGAGCAACACGGTGGCGGCGATCGACAACCGGTTCGTCTTCAAGAAGCTGTACTACTTCGAGACGCAGTACGGGCAGTCGTTCACTACCACCGGGAGCGAGACGCGCAGCGCCCCCACCTGGCGCGCCTCACTCGACCGCACCGGGCGCATCTGGGGCTTCAACTACTCGGCGTACGGCTTCGGCGATCGCTTCCAGAGCGATGCCGGCTTCGTCCCGCGCGTCGGCTATCAGTACGCGCATGGCTACAATCGCTTTGCTATTCTGGGGAAGCCTGGCGCGCTGCTGCAGAACGTGACCGTGTTCTTCGGCCCCTCGCGCTACTGGAAGTACGGCTCGCTGTCGAAGGACGCACAGATCGAGGGGCAGGACCAGCTCAGCGGCTTCATCACGCTGCGCGGCGGGTGGTCCATCTCGCCGACGGTGAATCGTCGCTTCTTCCAGGTGGACCAGAGCGTGGCGCAGGGGCTGCGCGCGCCGACGATCGAAGGGCAGCTCGTCGCCTGGGATCCGTCGACGCGACTCGGCGACCTTTGGTCGTCGTCCCTCTCGGTCACCTCGCCGGTGTTCGGGCGAGTCAATGGCTCCGTCTCGCTCTCGAGCGGCGCCGTCCCGATCTTTGTCGAGGGGATCGAGGGGAACGAACTGCGGGCGACCGCATCGCTCCTCGTGCGCCCGTCAGCGGGGACGCGCATCGAGGCGACGGTCACGAACTCGCGCATCCAGCGCGCCGGTGACCAGTCGACGTATGCGCGGGTGACGATCCCGCGGCTCAAGGCCGAGTACCAGCCCACGCGCGCGCTGTTCTTCCGTGTGGTCTCCCAGTATCGCGCCGATCGCGTGGCGGCGTTGCGGCTGCGCGGCACCACGCTCCCGCTCTTCGACGCCAAGGGGAAGGCCGTGGGCGCCACCGACCTGCGCTCGCTCAGGACCGACTGGCTCATCCAGTACGAGCCCTCGCCGGGGACCACCGCTTTCATCGGCTACGGCGATGGCTGGCGGTCGCCGGGGATCCCGCTCGACACCGACCTGCGGCGGCAGAACGACGGGATCTTCCTCAAGCTGGCGTACCTGCTCCGTCGTTAG
- a CDS encoding MBL fold metallo-hydrolase: MMRVRFWGTRGSCPSPGPATVRYGGNTTCVEVRTDDNHLVILDAGTGIRELGRSLITRADGKPIRGEIFFSHAHWDHIQGLPFFTPTFQAGNHFTLWGSPSLERSLEVVLRQQMSPVVFPVGFDQLSARMEVRTLDREDHAGPGYDMRTINVRHPGSALGFRLSPSARPGRSVIFIPDNELDPFGDHADAASSREALVDFARGASILIHDAMYTGTEYMDHRGWGHSSYRDAVDFAIAAEVETLVLFHHEPDRSDEALDEMLALCHKMVGERNGSVNVIAATEGMELTL, translated from the coding sequence GTGATGCGAGTTCGCTTCTGGGGAACGCGCGGTTCCTGTCCCTCCCCTGGACCGGCGACGGTGCGGTACGGTGGCAACACCACGTGCGTCGAAGTGCGCACCGACGACAACCACCTCGTGATCCTCGATGCCGGCACCGGCATCCGCGAGTTGGGGCGATCGTTGATCACGCGCGCCGACGGGAAGCCCATTCGCGGCGAGATCTTCTTCTCCCACGCGCACTGGGACCACATCCAGGGGCTCCCGTTCTTCACGCCGACGTTCCAGGCAGGGAATCACTTCACGCTGTGGGGATCGCCGTCGCTCGAACGGTCGCTGGAAGTCGTGCTGCGGCAGCAGATGAGCCCCGTCGTCTTTCCCGTGGGCTTTGACCAGCTCAGCGCGCGCATGGAAGTGCGCACGCTCGACCGGGAGGACCACGCGGGGCCCGGCTACGACATGCGCACCATCAACGTGCGCCATCCGGGGAGTGCGTTAGGCTTCCGCCTCTCGCCGTCGGCCCGGCCGGGGCGCTCGGTGATCTTCATCCCGGACAACGAACTCGACCCGTTCGGCGACCACGCCGACGCCGCCTCGTCTCGCGAGGCGCTGGTGGACTTCGCCCGCGGGGCCTCGATCCTCATCCATGACGCGATGTACACGGGGACCGAGTACATGGACCATCGCGGCTGGGGGCACTCCTCGTACCGCGACGCCGTGGACTTCGCGATCGCGGCCGAGGTGGAGACGCTGGTGCTGTTTCACCACGAGCCGGACCGGAGCGACGAGGCCCTCGACGAGATGCTGGCGCTCTGCCACAAGATGGTCGGCGAGCGCAATGGCTCGGTGAACGTCATCGCCGCCACCGAGGGGATGGAGCTGACGCTGTAG
- a CDS encoding Crp/Fnr family transcriptional regulator → MDISNFLRSIPIFSKLDDAELQRFGELTREKNYPKGSVIVFEDDPGDSLFIVRDGRVKVVLIGEDGREVILGVLGVGEHFGELALIDDQPRSAHVIAMEDTNLLVLRRDDFRRRVEANPAVAWSLLVELARRLRRADAKIHGLALLDVPGRIARLLLDFAEEGGKDTIEKPLTHQTIAHMIGASRETVSRTIRDFQIQGLIRVERRRISVANRGTLKQLAQARV, encoded by the coding sequence ATGGATATCAGCAACTTCCTTCGCTCCATTCCGATCTTCTCCAAGCTCGACGACGCCGAGCTGCAGCGCTTTGGCGAACTGACGCGGGAGAAGAACTATCCGAAGGGGAGCGTCATCGTCTTCGAAGATGATCCTGGTGATTCCCTCTTCATCGTACGCGACGGTCGGGTCAAGGTCGTCCTCATCGGCGAGGACGGGCGCGAGGTGATCCTCGGCGTCCTCGGCGTGGGCGAACACTTCGGCGAGCTCGCGCTCATCGACGACCAGCCGCGCTCGGCCCACGTCATCGCCATGGAGGATACCAACCTCCTGGTGCTGCGCCGCGACGACTTCCGCCGCCGCGTGGAGGCGAACCCCGCCGTCGCCTGGTCGCTGCTGGTCGAGCTGGCGCGACGCCTGCGCCGCGCCGACGCCAAGATCCACGGCCTGGCGCTGCTCGACGTCCCCGGGCGCATCGCCCGGCTCCTCCTCGACTTCGCCGAGGAAGGGGGGAAGGACACCATCGAGAAGCCGCTCACGCACCAGACGATCGCCCACATGATCGGGGCGAGCCGCGAGACGGTCTCCCGCACCATTCGCGACTTCCAGATCCAGGGACTCATCCGGGTGGAGCGCCGCCGTATCTCGGTGGCCAACCGCGGCACGCTCAAGCAGCTCGCGCAAGCCCGCGTCTGA
- the rpmE gene encoding 50S ribosomal protein L31 gives MKADIHPEYATTTVKCACGNTWQTRSTVGELHLDICSNCHPFFTGKQKLVDTAGRVERFRQKYAGKPA, from the coding sequence GTGAAAGCCGACATCCATCCGGAGTACGCGACGACGACCGTGAAGTGCGCCTGCGGCAACACCTGGCAGACGCGCTCGACGGTCGGCGAACTCCACCTCGATATCTGCTCCAACTGCCACCCGTTCTTCACCGGGAAGCAGAAGCTCGTGGACACCGCGGGACGCGTTGAGCGCTTCCGCCAGAAGTACGCTGGGAAGCCGGCCTGA
- the prfA gene encoding peptide chain release factor 1: MSLRDRLADAVARAAEVERDLSDPATAKDSKKLASLGREHQRLGAVVELASRIEKYEDELAQARELVSIDDPEMAAEAASEVDRLSAALEQMDIELKPLLVPHDPLDDRPAIVEIRAGTGGDEAALFAADLYRMYTRYIERHGGWRIEVMQHSDGTLGGIKEVVFKVQGDGAFGAMRWESGVHRVQRVPATEAAGRIHTSAATVAVLPEAEEVDVSIDEKDLRIDVYRASGPGGQGVNTTDSAVRITHIPTGIVVSQQDQRSQIQNKAKAMEVLRARILDARLAEIQSARARMRKTQVGTGDRSAKIRTYNYPQSRITDHRINLTMHDISRVMDGDLGKLIEALKLADTEEKLSGESSPA; this comes from the coding sequence CTGAGCCTCCGCGACCGCCTCGCGGACGCCGTAGCACGCGCCGCCGAAGTCGAACGCGATCTCTCCGATCCAGCGACTGCGAAGGACTCGAAGAAGCTGGCATCGCTCGGTCGCGAGCATCAGCGACTCGGCGCAGTGGTTGAACTGGCGTCCCGCATCGAGAAGTACGAGGACGAGCTCGCGCAGGCGCGCGAGCTCGTTTCCATTGACGACCCTGAGATGGCAGCCGAAGCCGCCTCGGAGGTCGACAGGCTGTCGGCTGCCCTCGAGCAGATGGACATCGAGCTCAAGCCGCTCCTTGTCCCGCACGACCCCCTGGACGACCGCCCGGCCATCGTCGAAATCCGGGCCGGAACCGGGGGCGACGAAGCCGCACTCTTCGCCGCCGACCTGTACCGCATGTACACCCGCTACATCGAACGACACGGCGGGTGGCGCATCGAGGTCATGCAGCATTCCGACGGCACCCTCGGCGGCATCAAGGAAGTCGTCTTCAAGGTCCAGGGCGACGGCGCCTTCGGCGCCATGCGATGGGAGTCGGGGGTACATCGCGTGCAGCGCGTCCCCGCCACCGAGGCCGCCGGGCGCATCCACACGTCAGCTGCAACGGTGGCGGTGCTCCCCGAGGCCGAGGAAGTCGACGTCAGCATCGATGAGAAAGACCTGCGCATCGACGTGTATCGCGCGTCGGGGCCGGGAGGGCAGGGGGTCAACACCACCGACTCGGCGGTGCGCATCACGCACATCCCCACCGGGATCGTCGTCTCGCAGCAGGACCAGCGCTCGCAGATCCAGAACAAGGCGAAGGCGATGGAGGTGCTGCGCGCCCGCATCCTTGATGCGCGGCTCGCCGAGATCCAGTCGGCGCGTGCCCGCATGCGCAAGACGCAGGTAGGCACGGGCGACCGCTCGGCCAAGATCCGCACGTACAACTATCCGCAGAGCCGTATCACCGACCATCGCATCAACCTCACGATGCACGACATCTCGCGCGTGATGGACGGCGATCTCGGCAAGCTGATCGAGGCGCTCAAGCTCGCCGACACGGAGGAGAAGCTCTCCGGCGAGTCGTCCCCCGCCTGA
- the prmC gene encoding peptide chain release factor N(5)-glutamine methyltransferase, with protein sequence MASRLRPLLGDAAEGEARDLIAAVMEQPRFWPSLAGGVALNADVVARIAGGAERRARGAPFSYAVRSAAFRHLTLGVDERVLIPRPETEYLIDLILATPQGRRGGMAVDVGTGSGAIALALASEGAFARVIATDISGDALAVAKENAERLRPALRAAVEFLAGDALAPLGGLTDTVDVLVSNPPYIAFAEALELPPSVRDWEPPQALVCPDDGLAVTRAVVAGGGELLRAGGLLAFETDSRRAGRVAELVGADGAYEDVRVMHDLTGRERFVLATRRARA encoded by the coding sequence GTGGCGTCGCGTCTGCGCCCGCTGCTGGGAGACGCCGCCGAGGGCGAGGCCCGCGACCTGATCGCCGCTGTGATGGAGCAGCCACGTTTCTGGCCATCCCTGGCGGGGGGAGTGGCACTGAACGCGGACGTGGTGGCCCGCATCGCCGGCGGGGCCGAGCGGCGCGCGCGAGGGGCGCCGTTTTCCTACGCGGTGCGCTCTGCCGCCTTTCGCCACCTCACGCTCGGTGTCGACGAGCGGGTGCTGATCCCGAGGCCCGAGACCGAGTACCTCATCGACCTGATCCTGGCCACACCCCAAGGGCGGCGTGGGGGGATGGCGGTCGACGTCGGAACAGGGTCGGGCGCGATTGCGCTGGCCTTGGCCAGCGAGGGGGCGTTCGCCCGAGTCATCGCCACCGACATCTCCGGCGATGCGCTCGCGGTCGCGAAGGAGAACGCCGAGCGACTACGGCCGGCGCTGCGTGCGGCGGTCGAGTTCCTCGCCGGCGACGCGCTCGCCCCACTCGGCGGGCTCACCGATACGGTGGACGTGCTCGTTTCGAATCCTCCCTATATTGCGTTCGCCGAGGCGTTGGAGCTGCCTCCCTCCGTGCGCGATTGGGAACCACCGCAGGCGCTGGTGTGCCCGGACGACGGGCTCGCCGTGACTCGCGCGGTGGTCGCGGGGGGCGGGGAGCTACTGCGCGCGGGGGGGCTGCTGGCCTTCGAGACCGATTCGCGGCGTGCGGGTCGCGTCGCGGAGCTCGTCGGCGCCGACGGGGCGTACGAGGATGTGCGGGTGATGCACGACCTGACGGGGCGAGAGCGCTTTGTACTCGCGACGCGTCGGGCGCGCGCGTGA
- a CDS encoding YlbF family regulator, with translation MIDQKAKELGRLIGQSDEYKALKRSNDGLGADKDSVTMLRRMEELRTNAQRMIEAGEEPTAEMEREMDELLGRVQVNASYQQAVVAQENFDKLMMQVNNWIAEGIKSGAASPIITLS, from the coding sequence ATGATTGACCAAAAGGCGAAAGAGCTCGGCCGATTGATCGGACAGAGCGACGAGTACAAGGCACTGAAGCGCTCCAACGACGGTCTCGGCGCCGACAAGGACTCGGTGACGATGCTGCGCCGCATGGAAGAGCTGCGCACCAATGCCCAGCGCATGATCGAGGCGGGGGAGGAGCCGACGGCCGAGATGGAGCGCGAGATGGACGAACTGCTGGGGCGCGTGCAGGTCAACGCCTCGTACCAGCAGGCGGTCGTGGCGCAGGAGAACTTCGACAAGCTGATGATGCAGGTGAACAACTGGATTGCCGAGGGGATCAAGAGCGGCGCCGCGTCGCCCATCATCACGCTCAGCTGA
- the tmk gene encoding dTMP kinase yields the protein MIVSRGALVVLEGAEGVGKTTQLRRLAARLQLSGVGHCTVREPGGTPVGDEIRRVLLDPGMHIVPRAEALLFMASRAQLVDQVVQPAIARGEVVLLDRFFLSTYAYQIAGRGLEAAGVSAANAFATGTLVPDLTILLDLPDGEGFTRISVRGAHDRIERSGDDFHARVARAFREFAGDEWQGRHPECGPIVRIDAQGSEDEVSERIWQALATRLPETFRGAHGSHH from the coding sequence CTGATCGTGTCACGCGGCGCGCTGGTGGTGCTGGAGGGGGCTGAGGGGGTCGGCAAGACGACGCAGCTTCGCCGGCTCGCCGCGCGCTTGCAGCTGTCGGGAGTCGGGCACTGCACGGTGCGCGAGCCTGGCGGGACGCCGGTGGGGGACGAGATTCGTCGCGTCCTGCTCGACCCGGGCATGCACATCGTGCCGCGCGCAGAGGCGCTCCTGTTCATGGCCTCTCGCGCGCAGCTCGTCGACCAGGTGGTGCAGCCGGCCATCGCCCGGGGGGAGGTCGTGCTGCTCGACCGCTTCTTCCTGTCGACCTACGCCTACCAGATCGCCGGCCGTGGCCTCGAGGCCGCCGGCGTCAGCGCGGCCAACGCCTTCGCCACCGGGACGCTCGTCCCCGACCTCACGATCCTCCTCGACCTCCCGGACGGCGAGGGGTTCACGCGCATCTCCGTGCGCGGGGCGCACGACCGCATCGAGCGGTCGGGCGACGACTTCCATGCGCGGGTGGCGCGCGCCTTCCGTGAGTTTGCAGGCGACGAGTGGCAAGGGCGACACCCGGAGTGCGGTCCAATCGTACGGATCGATGCCCAGGGCTCGGAGGACGAGGTGAGTGAGCGCATCTGGCAGGCGCTCGCCACGCGTTTGCCTGAAACGTTTCGGGGCGCTCACGGGTCTCATCACTAA
- a CDS encoding S41 family peptidase, with product MSMRSRLFVVMAVLGSSLLFGGWLLRRGLSSSTSGPVDGERLFDQVVTHVRRYYVDSVSTPDLFDKALTGMMEELGDPHSLYLKPDRLKRLNEVTTGNYTGLGVQVDIRDNWPTVLAPLPGGPAERAGLQSGDRIVELSGKSTRGLTIDEIRGVLRGPVGSSLEIVIERAGAPSPIPVRLTRGEIHRRAVRRSALLADGVGYIDVKVFSDSTQLEVSRAIDSLSQAGMTSLILDLRGNLGGLLSQGVGVADLFLDKGMQIVRIKGRIPEANATFSDETPQRWPKLPLVVLVDDGSASASEIVAGALQDHDRAALVGRTTFGKGSAQSLYPTTSGGALKLTTARWFTPSGRSIDRRSREEAEPASDEDRPRFKTDAGRTILGGGGITPDVAAGDTAQSPEELALAGALGKRVPEFRDALTAHALRVKSSAPPASPDFVVTPAMRDGLWQEMQGRGFDFDRAIYDAAAPIVVHLIAREVARYVFGAAGEARRSIADDEVIQAAERLIAGAKSQDDVIARAATAKPKD from the coding sequence ATGTCGATGCGCTCGCGCCTGTTCGTCGTGATGGCCGTGTTGGGGAGCTCCCTGCTGTTTGGCGGGTGGCTCCTTCGCCGCGGCCTGAGCAGCTCGACGAGCGGCCCTGTGGATGGGGAGCGCCTCTTCGACCAGGTCGTGACGCACGTGCGCCGCTACTACGTCGACTCGGTCTCCACCCCCGACCTCTTCGACAAGGCGCTGACCGGGATGATGGAGGAGCTGGGAGATCCCCACTCGCTCTACCTCAAGCCAGATCGCCTCAAGCGGCTCAACGAGGTGACGACCGGGAACTACACCGGGCTTGGCGTACAGGTCGACATTCGCGACAACTGGCCGACCGTGCTCGCCCCGCTCCCTGGCGGGCCGGCTGAGCGCGCCGGGCTGCAGAGTGGCGACCGCATCGTCGAGCTGTCGGGGAAGTCGACCCGCGGACTCACCATCGACGAGATTCGCGGTGTCCTCCGTGGCCCCGTCGGGTCGTCGCTCGAGATCGTGATTGAGCGCGCCGGGGCGCCGTCGCCCATCCCCGTGCGTCTCACCCGCGGCGAGATCCATCGTCGTGCGGTCCGGCGCAGCGCGCTGTTGGCCGACGGGGTCGGCTACATCGACGTGAAGGTCTTTTCGGATTCGACCCAGCTCGAGGTATCGCGAGCGATCGACTCGCTGAGTCAGGCCGGGATGACCTCGCTCATCCTGGACCTGCGCGGCAACCTGGGGGGGCTCCTTTCGCAGGGGGTCGGCGTCGCCGACCTCTTCCTCGACAAGGGAATGCAGATCGTGCGCATCAAGGGGCGCATCCCCGAGGCCAACGCCACCTTCTCGGACGAGACGCCGCAGCGCTGGCCGAAGCTCCCGCTGGTGGTGTTGGTCGACGATGGCAGCGCGAGTGCTTCGGAGATCGTGGCGGGCGCGCTGCAGGACCACGATCGCGCCGCGCTCGTCGGGCGCACGACGTTCGGGAAGGGGAGCGCGCAGTCGCTCTACCCGACGACCTCCGGTGGGGCGCTCAAGCTCACCACGGCGCGGTGGTTCACCCCGTCGGGGCGTTCGATCGACCGGCGCTCGCGCGAGGAGGCGGAGCCGGCCAGCGACGAGGACCGGCCGCGCTTCAAGACCGACGCCGGGCGCACGATCCTCGGCGGCGGCGGGATCACCCCGGACGTCGCGGCGGGCGACACCGCACAGTCGCCCGAGGAGCTGGCGCTGGCCGGCGCGTTAGGCAAGCGCGTCCCCGAGTTCCGCGATGCGCTCACCGCGCACGCGCTGCGCGTCAAGTCGTCCGCCCCTCCCGCCTCTCCCGACTTCGTCGTGACGCCGGCCATGCGCGACGGGCTCTGGCAGGAGATGCAGGGGCGAGGCTTCGACTTCGACCGGGCGATCTACGATGCGGCGGCGCCGATCGTCGTGCACCTCATCGCCCGCGAGGTGGCGCGCTATGTGTTCGGAGCGGCGGGTGAGGCGCGGCGCTCCATCGCCGACGACGAGGTGATCCAGGCCGCCGAGCGGTTGATCGCGGGTGCGAAATCGCAGGACGATGTGATCGCGCGCGCTGCCACAGCCAAGCCCAAAGACTGA
- the lolA gene encoding outer membrane lipoprotein chaperone LolA gives MAALAALLLASQFAATAQLSAQDPAAAAIDRAVEAYAKVRTARATFEQVVTNPLTGSKLQSRGAFEQARPDRFAFRFDDPKGDMIISDGKFVWVYLPSSTPGQVIRAPLTSDVEGSMDLIGAFFSNPRTRYTVSDAGAATIGGRAARAVTLVPKGKEGNFTRAKVWIDTVDGTLRQFEAEELSGIVRLVRITAFTANAAIGEQAFRFKTPRGVRVVNQSDIQ, from the coding sequence GTGGCAGCGCTGGCGGCCCTGCTGCTGGCGAGCCAGTTCGCCGCGACGGCTCAGCTCTCGGCGCAGGATCCCGCGGCGGCGGCGATCGACCGCGCGGTGGAGGCGTACGCGAAGGTCCGCACCGCCCGCGCGACGTTCGAGCAGGTGGTGACCAATCCGCTCACCGGCTCCAAGCTGCAGTCGCGTGGGGCGTTCGAGCAGGCGCGTCCCGACCGCTTCGCCTTTCGGTTCGATGATCCCAAGGGGGACATGATCATCTCCGACGGGAAGTTCGTCTGGGTCTACCTCCCCAGTTCGACCCCCGGGCAGGTGATTCGGGCCCCGCTCACCTCCGACGTGGAGGGGTCGATGGACCTCATCGGCGCCTTCTTCAGCAACCCGCGCACCCGCTACACCGTGAGCGATGCCGGGGCCGCGACGATCGGCGGCCGGGCCGCGCGCGCCGTCACCCTCGTCCCCAAGGGCAAGGAGGGGAACTTCACGCGAGCCAAGGTCTGGATCGACACCGTCGACGGGACGCTGCGCCAGTTCGAAGCCGAGGAACTGAGCGGGATCGTGCGGCTCGTGAGGATCACCGCCTTCACGGCGAACGCCGCCATTGGCGAGCAGGCGTTCCGCTTCAAGACGCCGCGTGGTGTGCGCGTGGTGAACCAGTCCGACATCCAGTAG
- the aroF gene encoding 3-deoxy-7-phosphoheptulonate synthase, translated as MLVVMHTTATPADIDAVCRVIAEMGYSAVPMPGEQRTAIGVVGNDGRVDDTNVVGLAGVAQVIHVSRPYKQVSREWRPENTIVHIAPGVAFGGNAIVIIAGPCSVESEEQILSAARAVRAAGGTALRGGAFKPRSSPYSFQGLGKRGLELLALARAETGLPVVTEAMDEAGAELVAEYADCIQIGARNMQNYSLLKAAGRIGKPVLLKRGMAATITDLLLSAEYILAEGNTQVILCERGLRSFDTAARNMFDLNAIPIVQKMSHLPIIADPSHGTGLRDKVIPMTRAAVAAGADGILVEMHPNPERAKSDGAQSLYPEQFARLMEEVRLIAQAIGREISPPPGT; from the coding sequence ATGCTCGTTGTCATGCATACCACCGCGACGCCGGCGGATATCGACGCCGTCTGCCGCGTGATCGCCGAGATGGGATACTCCGCCGTCCCGATGCCCGGTGAGCAGCGCACCGCCATCGGTGTCGTCGGCAACGACGGTCGCGTCGACGATACGAACGTCGTCGGCCTCGCCGGCGTGGCGCAGGTCATCCACGTCAGCCGCCCGTACAAGCAGGTCTCTCGCGAGTGGCGCCCCGAGAACACGATCGTCCACATCGCCCCAGGCGTCGCCTTCGGTGGCAACGCGATCGTGATCATCGCCGGCCCGTGCTCCGTGGAGTCGGAGGAGCAGATCCTCAGCGCCGCGCGCGCCGTGCGTGCAGCTGGCGGCACGGCCCTTCGCGGGGGCGCCTTCAAGCCGCGCTCCTCGCCGTACTCGTTCCAGGGACTCGGCAAGCGAGGACTCGAACTCCTCGCCCTCGCCCGCGCCGAGACGGGGCTCCCCGTCGTCACCGAGGCGATGGACGAGGCCGGGGCCGAACTGGTCGCCGAGTACGCCGACTGCATCCAGATCGGCGCGCGCAACATGCAGAACTACTCGCTGCTCAAGGCGGCGGGGCGCATCGGCAAGCCGGTCCTGCTCAAGCGCGGAATGGCGGCGACCATCACCGACCTGCTCCTCAGTGCCGAGTACATCCTGGCCGAGGGGAACACGCAGGTGATCCTCTGCGAGCGCGGGCTCCGGTCGTTCGACACCGCGGCGCGCAACATGTTCGACCTCAACGCGATCCCGATCGTGCAGAAGATGTCGCACCTGCCGATCATCGCCGATCCGAGCCATGGCACCGGGCTGCGCGACAAGGTCATCCCGATGACGCGCGCCGCCGTCGCGGCCGGCGCCGACGGGATCCTGGTCGAGATGCACCCCAACCCGGAGCGCGCCAAGTCCGATGGTGCGCAGAGCCTCTATCCGGAACAGTTCGCTCGCCTGATGGAGGAGGTCCGCCTCATCGCGCAGGCGATTGGCCGGGAGATCTCCCCGCCGCCGGGAACGTAG